The Sphaerisporangium siamense genome includes the window ACGTGGCGTTCGCCGCCGGGTTCGGCAGCGTGCGGCAGTTCAACGCGACCATGAAGGAGGCGTACGGGTTCGCGCCCGGCGAGCTGCGCGCCGCCTCCGGCCCCCTGTCCAGAGCGCCCAGGCCCCCCGTGCAGGGCACGCCCGCCACGCTCACGCTGCGGCTCGCCCACCGCGACCCCTACGACGCCGGGGCCCTCCTGGCGTTCCTCGCCGCGCGGGCCGTCCCCGGCGTGGAGTACGCGACCGGCACGCTGTACCGCCGGGCGGTCCCCGGGGGGATCATCACGCTGACCCCCGCGGCCGGCCACGTCAAGCTCTCGGTGACGCTGGACGACACCCGCCACCTGGCGAGGATCGTCGCGCGCTGCCGCCGCCTGCTCGACCTGGACGCCGACCCGGGCGCGATCGCCGACGCGCTGCGCACGACCGCGCTGCGCCCGCTGGTCGAACGGCGGCCGGGGCTGCGCGTGCCGGGCGCGTTCGACGGGTTCGAGCTCGCGGTGCGCGCGGTGGTGGGCCAGCAGGTGTCCGTGGCCGGGGCGAGGACGCTGCTCGGCCGCATCGCCGCCCGCGCCGGCTCCCCCGCCAAACCCTGCGACATCACCCCCATGGACGGCCCTCCGGACGGCCCGGCGGACAGACACACGAACGGCCCTTCGGACGAACCCGCGGCCGGCCTCTCGGACAAGCCCATGGCCGGCCCCTCGGACGGGCTCGCGGACGGCCCCTCGGACAGGCACGCGCACGGGCTCGGGCGTGGAGAGGCGGCCGAGGGTGTGCAGGTCGCCGCCGACCGGCCGCACCTGCTGTTCCCGAGCGCGGCCCGGCTGGCCGAGGCCGACCTGACCGGGCTCGGGCTGACCGGGCGGCGGATCGAGACCCTCAAGATCCTCGCCGAGAAGACGGCCGCCGGAGAGATCCACCTGGACGGCGGCGCCGACCCGGCCGAGACCGCCGCGCGGCTGATGGCCGTCCCCGGCATCGGCCCGTGGACAACCGGCTACATCGCGATGCGCGCCCTGCGCGACCCCGACGCCTGGCCCGCGGGCGACCTCGGACTGCGCAAGGCGATGAAGGCCCTCGGCATCACCGAAGACGACATCGAACGGTGGCGCCCCTGGCGGGCGTACGCCGCCACCCACCTTTGGAGCTCGCCATGACGATCGACGCCCAGGTCCTGCCCACCCCGGTCGGCCCGCTGTCGCTGCTGGTCCGCGGGGACGTGCTGGTCGCCGCCGGCTTCACCGCCGACCCCGGCGAGATGTTCGCCCGGCTCTCCCCCGCGCTCAAGGTGCTGCCCCTGCGGGTCGTGGACGACCTCGGCAAGCCCGCCGAGGCCGTGCGGAACTATTTCGACGGCGACCTGTTCGCGCTGGACGCCGTTCTGGCCGAGCAGCCCGGCACGCCCACCCGGCAGCGGCTGCTCACGGCCCTGCGCGCCGTCCCCGCCGGGACGACCGTCAGCTACGCCCAGCTCGCCGAGCGGGCCGGGCTGCCGAGGACGGGCGCACGCGCGGCCGGATCGGCGTGCGCCCAGAACCTGATCGCTCCCTTCGTCCCCTGCCACCGCGTCCTGCCCCAGGTGGGCGGCTTCGGCGGCTACTACTACGGCCCGCACGTCAAGGAATGGCTGCTGAAGCACGAGCGCGCGCTCTGATCGAGATCGTCCTGCCCGGCACCGCGAAGCGCCGCGGAGCCGCCCGCGCGGCCGGCCGGAGGACCGGGGCTCCTGGCCCCGGTCCTCCGGCGCGGGTGCTCAGAACCTGAGTTCCAGGACGGGAGTGGCGGGGGCGGGTTCCACGGCGCGCGGGTTCGGCGTGGTGGCCGGGCCGTTCCAGGTTCCGGGGAAGAGCTGGATCCTGGACCCGCCCGGGCTGTCCAGGCGGCGGCGAAGCTGGAGCGGCGCCCCGTCGGAGCCGCGCTCGCCCTGGCCCGCCGCCCCTCCACCGCCGGACCGGCCCCCGGGCGCCCCGGGCTGACCCGCCTGCCCGGCGCCCGGCTGAGCGCCGCCACCGGGCGACGCCGCGCTCGCCGGACCCGCCGGCGCCGCGTCGTCGTCCTCGTGGCGCTGCGCCCCGGGCGCGACGCCCGCCGCCGCCGCGGGCGCCGCCGCGCCGGCCGCCGCCTGCCCCGGCGTGGGGAAGAACCGCGTCATGAGCTCGTCCAGGAACGCGGCCCGCCCGGGCGCGGTCGGGTTGCGCGGCTCGAACCTCTCCAGGTACCGGTAGAAGGACCGCCACTGCTCCAGCATCTCCCGCGTGACCCCGAGTTCCTGGAGCCGTCCTTGCGGGAACGCCCGGGCCAGGGCGCGGGACTCCTCCCGGCTGAGCTGGCTGCCCCAGCCGAACGCCTTCCCGAACTCGTTGAGGTTCTTGAACTGCTGCGGCCACGGCGGCACGGACGGCTTCGGCGGGATCTCCCCCGCCGCCGCGCGGGTGGCGACGCCGCGCGCGCCCGACCCGCCGGTCCCTCCCGCGGCGCGCCCCGCCGCCGCCTCGCCGCCCGCGGCCGCCCCGCCCGCCGCCGCGCCGGACGCCGCCGGAGCGCGGAGCGCGCGTATCCCGGCGCCCGCGCCCTTGATCACACCGAACGTGACCAGGCCGATGGCCGCGTCCACCACCACGGCCCCCACCGTCTGCCGCTCCCCGTTGATCGCCCGGGTCACGATGCCGCCGGCCGCCGCGCCCACCGCGACCCCCGCCGCCTGCACGCCGAGGCTCGCGCCGCCGGTCAGCCCGGCGATGGCCCCGGTGACGGCGCCTCCGGCCGCCGCCGCCCCGACCCGTCCCCAGTCGCTGATCCTGCCCTCGGTGACGAGTTGCCGGATCGCCTCGACCCCGCCGCCGACCACGGCGCCGATCGCCGCCCCGACCACGGCCTGCACGATGAAGTTGAGGAACGCCCCGTCCGGGTCGTTGGCGATGATCGGACGCCCTTGGACGTACTCGTACCGGTTCAGCCCGGCGGTGAGGCCCGCCGGGTCGCAGCTCACCCACCGGCCGAGCCACGGGGCGTAGTAGCGCGCCCCGTAGTAGTACAGGCCGGTCTCGGGATCACGTTCCTTGCCGGTGTACCGGTACCGCTTGGGCGCCTCGACGCCGGACGCCGCGGCGAACAGCGCCGTGGTGCCGTACGGGTGGTACTCCTCGGCCGACAGCACGCGCGCCTCGGCGTCCAGCTCCAGCCGCGCGGAGCCGAGCTGGTCGTCCATCTGGTACCTGACCAGCCGCGCCGGCCCGCGGTCGCGCCCGGCCGCGCGGGTCTCGACCAGCGCGACCCGCCGCTCGCCGTCCAGCACGTGGACGGTGTCGCGCCGCACCTCCTCGTCACCGCCGGGGGTGAACGCCCGGCCGATCTCGTACCCGCCCAGGTAGACGCGCTCACTCACCGGGCGCGGCGGCCCGGAGGACGACGTGCGGGTGGTGACCGCCCGGACCCGCCGCCCGCCCGCGTCGTAGACGTAGTACGTGGCCTGCGTGCCGCCGTCGGCCGCCCGCGAGACCCGGGTGATCTGGTCCTCGGGCGTCCACGTCAGGTCCCCCACACCGGGCAGGTGGACGGTGTTGCCGTGCTCGTCGTAGGAGAACCGGTGCCCGCCGTGGGTCGATGGGTGACCGCCGGGCGACCCGCCTTCGCGGACGGCGCCGAGCCGGTTGGCCGTGCGCTCGGGCTCCAGGCGGCTGGGCTGGTCGTAGACGTACTCGCGGGTCCAGCCGGCGGCGGAGTCGGCCGCGTTGCGGTGCGTGACGTGCAACAGGTTTCCGACGGGGTCGTACCGGAAGCGCTGGGTGTACCGGGCGAGGGCCGCGCCGTCGGCGGGGTGCGGGACGGGGTTCAGCCCCGCGCGGGCGGGCGGGCCGCCGACCTGGCCGAGGTGCTCGCGTCCTGTCGCCTCGACGAGCCGGTAGAGCGCGTCGTAGCGGTAGGAGGCGTGCGGCTCGACGTGCCGGTTGCGGAAGAAGACGTCCTGCCGCGCGTGGTCCTCGGCGCGGACGATGTTGCCCGCCGGGTCGTGGAAGAACCTCAGGTCCTGCAGAACGGCGCGACCGCGCGCCCGCGCCCCTCCGGCCGCGACCGCGCTGGTGTGCTGCCGGACCAGCCGGAACGTGCGCGGGTCGTAGGTGTACCGCGTCCTCACCCCGTTGCCGTGCCGGATCTCCACCCGCTGCCCGCGCGCGTTGTACTCCACCCCCGCGACGAACACCTCGTCCGACCTGCCTCCGCCGTCCGGGGCGCCGCCGTCCGGGATGTCGCCGTCCGGGATGTCGCCGTCCGGGATGCCGTCGTCCGGGGCACCACCGCCCGGGGCGCCGCCGTCGGGGGCGTCGGATGCGGGGCCGGCCGGAGCCGGGGTGTCCGGGAGGGTGGCGTCCAGGCGTTCCAGGAGGTTGGCGGCGTTGTAGGTGAGGCGTTGGACGGTGCCGTCCGGGAGGGTGAGCTCGACGGGGCGGTTGAGCGCGTCGTGCCGGGTGCGCGACACGTACACGCGCTCCTCCAGTTCGACGTCGGCTGACCAGTCGGGCAGGTCCTGGAAGCCGGTGGCCAGCCGCCGCGTGGTCCTGGACAGGTTGCCCTGCGCGTCGTAGGCGTCGAAGGTGGCGACGCCCGCGCCGTCGCGGCGTTCGGCGACCCGGGTGCGCAGGTTGCGCCGCTCCCCGCCGGGCACGCTCTCGCCGTACACGACCAGCTCGCGCAGGATCTCGCCGGTCAGGGAGCCGCCGGACACCAGCGAGCGCACCGGGCGGCGCAGCGCGTCGAGCTCCGCCCGGGTGCGGTGGCCGCGCGCGTCCCAGGTGATCACCGGCACCCCGGTCACGTCCAGGAGCTGCCGGCGCTCGCCCGCGTCCATGTCCCCGACGAGGCCGCCCCGGGCGAGCAGATCGACGTCGTTGCGCGCGACCGTCCGGCCGAGCGGGTCCACGACCACGCGGACCGTCCCCTCCGCGTCGAGCAGGTTCCGCGTCGCGTACCACACGTCGACGGCACCCGCCCGGCCGGTGGAGCCGGCGCCGGTGAACCCCGTACCGGCCAAGTCCCCGCCGGGGAAATCCTCGCCGATGAAACTCATGCCGGCGGAGTCTGCGCCGGCTGAACCGGACGACCGCGAGCCGGCCGGGCCTTGCGGGTCCGGGTCGACGCGGTTGTGGGCGACCACGCGGCAGGCGCGGGCCAGCGCGTCGAAGTCGGTGGTGACCGGGGTCGCGGCGTGCCCGGCCGCGAGCAGGGCGGCGCGCCGCTCCTGCGGCCCCAGCTCGCCGGAGGCGCGCGGCGGGTACCAGCGGCGCCAGCCCGCGCGTTCCTCGGCCCGCACCAGCGGGGCCAGCAGGCCGCCGACGTCCGGGTCCCGCGCCGGGTCGAGCAGCACGGTGTCGTTGACGTCCCACGCGACCTGCCGCCACGGGGTCAGGACCTGCTTGGACCAGGTGCCGTCCGGGTGCAGCAGCGCGACGACGCGTTCGAGGGCGTCGTAGCAGCGCACCGAGCTCACACCGTGCCGCCGGTCCGGTTCGTACAGGTGTGTCGGCGAGAAGAACGGCTCGTAGGTGCGCAGG containing:
- a CDS encoding DNA-3-methyladenine glycosylase 2 family protein, giving the protein MTPHQMLDFDSCYRAVSARDTRFDGRFFTAVTSTGIYCRPICPARTPARQNVRFYRHAASAEAAGFRPCRRCRPELSPGDPGWDVAADLVGRALRLIDDGVADEWGVAGLADRLHVTERHLLRLFTARLGAGPLAVARTRRLLLAKQLLTETSLPITDVAFAAGFGSVRQFNATMKEAYGFAPGELRAASGPLSRAPRPPVQGTPATLTLRLAHRDPYDAGALLAFLAARAVPGVEYATGTLYRRAVPGGIITLTPAAGHVKLSVTLDDTRHLARIVARCRRLLDLDADPGAIADALRTTALRPLVERRPGLRVPGAFDGFELAVRAVVGQQVSVAGARTLLGRIAARAGSPAKPCDITPMDGPPDGPADRHTNGPSDEPAAGLSDKPMAGPSDGLADGPSDRHAHGLGRGEAAEGVQVAADRPHLLFPSAARLAEADLTGLGLTGRRIETLKILAEKTAAGEIHLDGGADPAETAARLMAVPGIGPWTTGYIAMRALRDPDAWPAGDLGLRKAMKALGITEDDIERWRPWRAYAATHLWSSP
- a CDS encoding methylated-DNA--[protein]-cysteine S-methyltransferase; protein product: MTIDAQVLPTPVGPLSLLVRGDVLVAAGFTADPGEMFARLSPALKVLPLRVVDDLGKPAEAVRNYFDGDLFALDAVLAEQPGTPTRQRLLTALRAVPAGTTVSYAQLAERAGLPRTGARAAGSACAQNLIAPFVPCHRVLPQVGGFGGYYYGPHVKEWLLKHERAL